Proteins from one Xanthocytophaga agilis genomic window:
- a CDS encoding class I SAM-dependent methyltransferase: MREFWEEAFKDKQEMWGFDPTHSALLTAEMFVDKGVKKVLIPGIGYGRNAQAFLIKTMEVTGIEISKTAIELAEKHFGSTMKIYHGSVTDMPFDSDRYEGIFSHALIHLLDENERTKFIKDCYKQLSDSGYMVFTAISKKAHSYGQGTYLSKDRYEQFGGVKIFFYDETSVQKEFGKYGLTHITEVTENHPFYLITCFKRVP, encoded by the coding sequence ATGAGAGAATTTTGGGAAGAGGCATTTAAAGACAAGCAGGAAATGTGGGGCTTTGATCCTACTCACTCAGCTTTGTTGACAGCCGAGATGTTTGTTGACAAAGGAGTGAAAAAGGTACTCATCCCCGGAATAGGATATGGCCGAAACGCACAGGCCTTTCTGATCAAAACAATGGAGGTTACAGGTATCGAGATCTCAAAAACAGCAATCGAGCTGGCTGAAAAGCATTTTGGCTCAACCATGAAAATTTACCATGGTTCTGTAACCGATATGCCTTTTGACAGTGATCGTTATGAAGGTATTTTTAGCCATGCTTTAATTCATCTTCTAGACGAAAATGAAAGAACTAAATTTATTAAGGATTGCTACAAGCAATTATCTGACAGTGGGTATATGGTCTTTACAGCAATATCTAAGAAAGCGCATTCATATGGTCAGGGTACGTATCTGAGTAAAGATCGTTATGAACAGTTTGGTGGAGTTAAAATCTTTTTCTATGACGAAACTTCAGTTCAAAAGGAGTTTGGAAAGTATGGATTAACCCATATTACAGAAGTGACCGAAAATCATCCATTTTATTTGATCACATGTTTTAAAAGAGTACCATAA
- a CDS encoding MFS transporter codes for MKPTINHTIIESKQQVLLSQTTPVNLKKILISVCIALMAVIASVSGLNVAQPMLALEFDISQSTVLWIINIYALTLAALLLPLSAVGDRLGRKKMLLMGLVIFGAASMLSAIATNVAIMLLARLMTGIGAALIMPITLAVITSTFPSEERSKAIGIWTGVAGGGGILGMYLSALLVDVASWRWLFLLPVVLGVISIIMTIRFIPDSIEKSEHRFDIVGSLLSVIAIAFLVYGLHEAPGLGWTAPLVLSSLFIGILAVIGFIIWELGYQGALLDVRLFGKRNLSGGSITLLTVFGVQAGIFIVLFPFFQGVLGWSGLRSTIGMMPMAVLMMLSSALAPKLVLKVGSRYTIAFGIALGAIGALLMGQLVSVEGGYVSILPGMLVMGLGMGFSMTPSTEAITSSLPADRQGVASALNDITRELGTALGVALLGPLVSAQYRVAIGEKLSGFPKELITRVKEGLAHAQAVAPSTGTKAEIVIRIARESFVSGWQQAMWIGVGFMSALFIYILIKGPEKNKEATHYTTVPSITNENGF; via the coding sequence ATGAAACCTACAATAAACCATACAATAATAGAAAGTAAGCAGCAGGTGCTTCTCAGTCAAACAACTCCTGTTAATTTAAAAAAAATACTCATTTCAGTGTGTATAGCGTTAATGGCTGTTATTGCTTCTGTGAGCGGACTAAACGTTGCACAACCTATGCTTGCTTTAGAATTTGACATCTCCCAGAGCACTGTACTTTGGATCATCAATATATATGCTCTTACACTGGCAGCATTACTATTGCCATTGAGCGCGGTTGGCGACCGTTTGGGAAGGAAGAAGATGTTACTAATGGGGCTTGTTATATTCGGAGCTGCCAGTATGTTGTCAGCAATAGCCACAAATGTTGCTATTATGTTACTAGCTCGTTTAATGACAGGTATTGGAGCTGCCTTGATTATGCCTATAACATTAGCTGTAATTACCTCAACTTTTCCCAGCGAAGAACGCTCCAAAGCAATAGGTATCTGGACCGGCGTGGCTGGTGGCGGTGGAATTTTGGGTATGTACCTGTCTGCCCTGCTGGTCGATGTTGCAAGCTGGAGGTGGCTGTTTTTACTGCCTGTTGTATTGGGGGTGATATCCATTATCATGACAATACGTTTTATACCTGATTCAATAGAAAAATCGGAGCATAGATTTGACATTGTGGGTTCGCTATTATCTGTTATAGCTATTGCGTTTCTGGTATATGGTTTACATGAAGCACCAGGGCTTGGCTGGACTGCCCCTTTGGTACTTTCAAGTCTTTTTATTGGAATCCTCGCTGTCATTGGATTTATCATTTGGGAACTTGGTTATCAGGGTGCACTATTGGATGTACGTTTGTTTGGTAAACGTAATTTGTCAGGTGGCTCTATCACCTTGTTAACTGTTTTTGGTGTACAGGCAGGCATATTCATCGTGTTGTTTCCTTTCTTTCAAGGTGTACTGGGTTGGTCAGGCTTACGATCCACAATAGGGATGATGCCTATGGCTGTGTTAATGATGCTTAGCTCAGCTTTAGCCCCCAAATTGGTACTAAAAGTGGGTAGCCGATATACAATTGCTTTTGGAATCGCGTTGGGAGCAATAGGTGCGCTATTAATGGGGCAGTTGGTTTCTGTCGAAGGCGGTTATGTATCCATTCTGCCAGGTATGCTTGTAATGGGCTTAGGAATGGGGTTTTCGATGACACCATCTACAGAAGCCATTACTTCTTCATTGCCGGCGGATCGGCAAGGCGTGGCCTCTGCTTTAAATGATATTACACGAGAATTGGGAACAGCTTTAGGGGTAGCCCTTTTGGGACCATTGGTAAGTGCGCAATACAGGGTAGCCATTGGTGAAAAGCTGTCTGGGTTTCCAAAGGAATTGATTACTAGAGTAAAAGAAGGACTGGCACATGCACAGGCAGTTGCTCCGAGTACAGGAACAAAGGCTGAAATTGTTATTCGTATTGCCCGTGAGTCTTTTGTAAGCGGCTGGCAACAAGCGATGTGGATTGGTGTGGGATTTATGAGTGCTTTGTTTATTTATATATTGATAAAAGGCCCTGAAAAAAATAAGGAAGCAACTCATTACACTACAGTTCCGTCCATCACTAATGAAAACGGTTTCTGA
- a CDS encoding MarR family transcriptional regulator: MVLTEKQKELIERFGVLNEKYGLPPAECRVWGLFLVADKVELTFEEIMETLHLSKGGTSTALNRLMMTNHVEYITKLGDKKRYFRCKMNNWTSMTKDNFEKFDELNSILKEILEVRDPKTQTFNHDLKQVTEFLDFIYKELMIAIKKWEDKK; the protein is encoded by the coding sequence ATGGTTTTAACCGAAAAACAAAAAGAGTTAATTGAGCGGTTTGGCGTCCTGAATGAAAAATATGGACTACCTCCAGCAGAATGCCGAGTGTGGGGGCTTTTTTTAGTGGCAGATAAAGTTGAATTAACCTTTGAAGAAATTATGGAGACCTTGCACCTTAGCAAAGGTGGAACAAGTACAGCTTTGAACAGACTGATGATGACAAATCATGTTGAATATATTACCAAATTAGGTGATAAGAAGAGGTATTTCCGTTGTAAGATGAATAACTGGACGAGTATGACTAAAGACAATTTTGAAAAGTTTGATGAACTCAACAGCATATTAAAGGAAATATTGGAAGTTAGAGACCCCAAAACGCAGACATTTAACCATGACCTGAAACAGGTTACTGAATTTTTAGATTTTATTTACAAAGAGTTGATGATTGCAATTAAAAAATGGGAAGATAAAAAATGA
- a CDS encoding SDR family NAD(P)-dependent oxidoreductase, with protein MKTVLITGANKGIGFETARQFLQKGFSVFIGSRKLENGLEAVKKLHEEGLIHAQAIQLDVTDDTSIRNARKEMGIKTQVLDILINNAGINGGSSPYTVLEATTSQYLDALTTNVIGVASVTQTFIDLLRNASQPRIVNVSTSVGSLSLQSDPQWPAYNYAKYGVYAISKAALNMYTVQLAYELRNTNFKVNAVCPGLTKTDFTFFNGGEVDIAANRIIKYALIDQDGPTGKFFSEETNPQTGEIAW; from the coding sequence ATGAAAACAGTATTAATCACAGGCGCTAACAAGGGTATTGGCTTTGAAACAGCCAGACAATTTTTACAGAAAGGTTTTTCTGTATTTATCGGCAGCCGAAAATTAGAAAATGGTTTAGAAGCTGTAAAGAAATTGCATGAAGAAGGATTAATCCATGCTCAGGCAATACAATTAGATGTCACCGATGATACATCCATCCGGAATGCACGAAAAGAAATGGGTATAAAAACACAGGTACTTGACATTCTCATTAATAATGCGGGTATCAATGGAGGAAGTAGTCCATATACTGTTCTTGAGGCCACAACCAGTCAATATCTGGATGCACTTACAACCAATGTAATCGGGGTAGCAAGTGTCACACAGACGTTTATAGATTTATTACGGAATGCTTCACAACCAAGAATCGTTAATGTGAGTACCAGTGTAGGATCTCTATCCTTACAAAGTGATCCACAATGGCCTGCCTATAATTATGCCAAATACGGCGTTTATGCCATATCCAAAGCGGCATTGAATATGTACACGGTACAGTTAGCATATGAGTTGCGTAATACAAATTTTAAAGTAAATGCGGTTTGTCCAGGACTGACAAAGACTGATTTTACATTCTTCAATGGCGGTGAAGTAGATATTGCCGCCAACAGAATTATTAAATATGCATTGATTGACCAGGATGGACCGACAGGTAAATTTTTCAGTGAAGAAACAAATCCCCAGACGGGTGAAATCGCCTGGTAA
- a CDS encoding Crp/Fnr family transcriptional regulator has translation MEELIQYILKFGSLNKQQIELIENKGKTLKIDKDNYFSEAGKIPKQVGFIFDGVIRGCYYNNKGEEITRCFISENSLVCDYVNFEANTSSAEYLQAVTDCSLIVFSKRDWEELSHTIVGWDNIKGKMVQLCMYQKSRKGPVISQDATTRYLEFLENYPSIINRVPLSYIASYLGITQQSLSRIRKNIR, from the coding sequence ATGGAAGAGCTGATTCAATATATTCTCAAATTTGGAAGCCTTAACAAGCAACAAATTGAACTTATCGAAAATAAAGGAAAAACACTAAAAATAGATAAAGATAACTATTTTTCGGAAGCTGGAAAAATTCCGAAACAGGTTGGATTTATTTTTGATGGTGTTATTCGGGGTTGTTACTATAATAACAAGGGTGAAGAAATTACACGTTGTTTTATTAGTGAAAACAGCTTAGTCTGTGACTATGTTAACTTTGAGGCAAATACTTCTTCTGCTGAGTATCTTCAAGCTGTTACAGATTGCAGTCTCATTGTCTTTTCCAAAAGAGATTGGGAGGAACTCTCTCATACTATAGTTGGATGGGATAACATTAAAGGTAAGATGGTACAACTATGTATGTACCAAAAATCCAGGAAAGGTCCTGTCATATCGCAAGACGCTACTACAAGATATTTAGAGTTCCTGGAAAATTATCCCTCAATTATCAATCGTGTTCCTCTCTCCTATATTGCCTCCTACTTGGGAATAACACAACAATCCTTAAGCAGAATACGAAAAAACATCCGGTAA
- a CDS encoding SDR family oxidoreductase, which translates to MENRNLEFKDKVVIVTGAASGIGKAIAILFHQMGAKVIAEDYNDDVKDLGKDYENIVPFVGDVTLEETAINVVAFAIEKFGQLDILINNAGRIINKLTVDTTLEEWNMVMNTNTTGAFLHSREALKVMISNKTGSIVNIGSYACFYTFPTIAAYASSKGALAQLTRTMAVESIEHNIRVNAVGVGDVITNLINEHNPDGRKFLADHGKRAPIKRAAQPEEIAEVVAFLASDRASFMVGSIVMADGGMSVIIQ; encoded by the coding sequence ATGGAAAATAGAAACTTAGAATTTAAAGACAAAGTAGTTATCGTTACGGGTGCAGCCAGTGGCATTGGTAAAGCAATTGCTATTTTGTTCCATCAGATGGGTGCAAAAGTTATAGCTGAAGATTACAACGATGATGTTAAAGATCTCGGAAAGGATTATGAAAATATAGTGCCTTTTGTTGGGGATGTAACTCTTGAGGAGACAGCGATCAATGTAGTAGCATTTGCAATAGAAAAATTTGGTCAGTTGGACATTCTGATCAATAATGCAGGGCGTATTATTAACAAGCTTACAGTGGATACTACATTGGAAGAGTGGAATATGGTGATGAATACCAACACAACGGGTGCATTTCTTCACTCGCGGGAAGCACTTAAAGTGATGATATCTAACAAAACAGGGTCTATTGTCAACATCGGATCTTATGCTTGCTTTTATACTTTCCCAACAATAGCCGCATATGCAAGTTCCAAAGGGGCATTGGCTCAACTGACCAGAACGATGGCTGTAGAAAGTATCGAACATAATATTAGAGTAAACGCTGTCGGTGTGGGAGATGTTATCACAAATCTTATCAATGAGCATAATCCCGATGGACGCAAATTTTTAGCTGATCATGGTAAGCGTGCTCCAATTAAAAGAGCTGCCCAACCTGAAGAAATCGCAGAAGTCGTTGCATTTTTAGCTTCTGACAGGGCTAGTTTCATGGTAGGATCTATCGTAATGGCTGATGGAGGTATGAGTGTTATCATTCAATAA
- a CDS encoding SDR family oxidoreductase, with amino-acid sequence MKNNFVTNELEGKVAIVTGAANGIGKATAVLLHSRGVKVIAEDYKADVHKLAEEYTGIVPLQADVTQEQSAKKVVQLALERFGKLDILVNNAGRIVNKLVTETTLEEWQLIMDTNVTGAFLHTKEALKAMIPNKTGAIVNIASYASFFVFPTISAYTASKGALAQLTRTAAVENIEHGIRVNAIGVGDVVTNLINELREDGREFLAEHGKLAPIKRAADPMEIAEIVSFLASDRASFMVGSIVMADGGMSTIIQ; translated from the coding sequence ATGAAAAACAACTTTGTAACAAATGAGCTTGAGGGTAAAGTGGCAATTGTCACAGGCGCTGCAAATGGAATCGGCAAAGCTACTGCCGTTTTGCTTCACTCACGTGGTGTAAAAGTGATCGCTGAGGATTATAAGGCAGATGTCCACAAACTTGCAGAAGAATACACAGGTATTGTTCCTCTTCAGGCTGATGTAACACAAGAGCAGAGTGCAAAAAAGGTAGTTCAACTTGCTCTGGAGAGATTCGGTAAGCTTGACATTCTAGTAAATAATGCTGGACGTATTGTTAACAAACTAGTTACAGAAACCACCCTTGAAGAGTGGCAGTTGATCATGGACACGAATGTGACGGGTGCTTTCCTTCATACAAAGGAAGCTTTAAAAGCAATGATCCCGAACAAAACAGGCGCAATTGTTAATATCGCTTCGTATGCTAGTTTTTTCGTATTCCCAACAATATCTGCTTATACTGCATCAAAAGGGGCATTGGCTCAACTAACCAGAACAGCTGCTGTGGAAAACATAGAGCATGGTATTCGTGTTAACGCAATTGGTGTGGGTGATGTGGTTACTAACCTGATTAATGAACTAAGAGAGGATGGACGCGAATTCTTAGCTGAGCATGGTAAGCTTGCTCCGATTAAACGGGCCGCTGATCCAATGGAAATTGCCGAAATTGTCTCTTTTCTTGCCTCCGATCGAGCCAGCTTCATGGTGGGATCTATCGTAATGGCTGATGGAGGTATGAGTACCATTATTCAATAA
- a CDS encoding RidA family protein, producing MITVIKVILLVFTTFVFYPSFAQVSNRTKPAFSSYVVQNGLVFVSGQIGLSHKKELPNSNFSLEVRQSIENVESVLKEAGLTLEQVVSTTVYLTDIKQYEEFNKVYQQYFHAPFPARTCIAVKELVMGASVEISVVASEKNK from the coding sequence ATGATTACAGTAATTAAAGTAATACTACTGGTTTTTACTACCTTTGTTTTTTATCCTTCTTTCGCGCAGGTGTCAAACCGTACCAAACCAGCTTTTAGTTCCTATGTTGTTCAGAATGGACTGGTTTTTGTTTCCGGACAGATTGGCCTTTCTCACAAAAAAGAATTACCCAATAGTAACTTTTCATTGGAAGTCCGTCAAAGTATTGAAAATGTAGAGTCTGTACTTAAAGAGGCAGGCCTTACTCTTGAACAGGTAGTAAGTACGACGGTATATCTAACAGATATAAAGCAATATGAGGAATTTAATAAGGTCTATCAGCAATACTTTCATGCTCCGTTCCCTGCTCGGACCTGCATTGCTGTCAAAGAACTGGTGATGGGCGCATCGGTTGAGATCTCCGTTGTTGCTTCTGAGAAGAATAAGTAG
- a CDS encoding M28 family peptidase, giving the protein MCLYTKNPFRILLLAAFTLVDIITNTALAQRKLTLAQQNARVEDSTVIQKIYESALTTHQSYDNLRYLTHKIGGRLSGSNQEAQAVVWIKSLLEQLGLDSVYLQAVTVPHWVRGVKEKARLITTEGKAIRLDVCALGGSVATHGKLRARVVEIKSWAELAALSEQQIKGKIVFFNRPMNPSHVEVFDSYLEAVDQRSKGAIAAAKRGAVGTLVRSLTLAKDDLPHTGAVSYEEKIKKIPAAALSTNSADKLSQALQTTPNLLVELEMNCQQLPDIQSFNVIGQINGRSYPTEILTVGAHIDSWDLAEGASDDGTGIVQTIEVMRIMKGLHPERTVRAVLYVNEENGASGGVKYAELAKLSPEKQLAAIESDAGGFTPKGFRIDASDEVAERICMWDMLFKPYQVERIRPNQRGIDIAPLKGIAKALISLDCDDQRFFDIHHTAADTFDKINRRELQLGTAAMASLCYLLSKHGL; this is encoded by the coding sequence ATGTGTCTTTATACTAAAAACCCTTTTAGAATACTGTTATTGGCTGCTTTTACTTTAGTAGATATCATTACAAACACAGCCCTGGCTCAGCGTAAGCTTACTCTGGCCCAGCAGAATGCTCGAGTAGAGGATTCCACTGTTATTCAAAAAATATATGAAAGCGCTTTAACCACCCATCAGAGTTATGATAACCTGCGCTACTTAACCCACAAAATTGGGGGGCGATTGAGTGGATCTAACCAGGAAGCCCAGGCGGTAGTATGGATAAAATCGCTTCTGGAACAACTGGGGCTGGACAGTGTCTATTTACAGGCAGTGACAGTGCCACACTGGGTAAGAGGAGTAAAAGAGAAGGCCCGTCTGATAACAACTGAAGGTAAGGCCATCCGTCTTGATGTTTGCGCTTTGGGTGGTTCGGTAGCTACTCATGGAAAACTGAGGGCCAGGGTGGTTGAAATCAAGTCCTGGGCGGAACTGGCTGCACTTTCGGAACAGCAGATTAAGGGTAAGATTGTCTTTTTTAACCGGCCCATGAATCCATCTCATGTGGAAGTGTTTGATTCGTACCTTGAAGCTGTTGATCAACGCAGTAAGGGAGCCATTGCCGCAGCAAAACGTGGAGCCGTTGGCACATTAGTCCGCTCGCTCACATTGGCAAAAGATGACTTGCCGCATACAGGAGCAGTAAGTTATGAGGAAAAAATAAAAAAAATTCCTGCCGCTGCTCTCAGTACTAATAGTGCCGACAAACTGAGCCAGGCCTTACAGACTACACCCAACCTGCTGGTTGAACTGGAAATGAACTGTCAGCAGCTGCCCGATATTCAATCCTTTAATGTGATTGGCCAGATCAATGGCAGAAGCTATCCAACGGAAATACTAACAGTTGGCGCACACATTGACTCCTGGGATCTGGCAGAAGGTGCCAGCGATGATGGAACCGGGATTGTTCAAACAATTGAAGTAATGCGAATTATGAAAGGCTTGCACCCGGAAAGGACTGTTCGCGCCGTACTCTATGTCAATGAAGAAAATGGTGCCAGTGGAGGAGTCAAATACGCAGAGTTGGCAAAGCTGAGCCCGGAAAAGCAACTGGCAGCCATTGAATCAGATGCAGGTGGTTTCACACCTAAAGGCTTCCGGATTGATGCCTCAGATGAAGTAGCGGAACGTATCTGTATGTGGGATATGTTGTTTAAACCCTATCAGGTTGAGCGGATCAGGCCAAACCAGCGGGGAATAGACATTGCACCTCTGAAAGGAATTGCCAAGGCACTAATCAGTCTTGATTGTGATGATCAGCGTTTTTTTGATATTCACCACACGGCTGCTGATACGTTTGACAAGATTAATCGTCGTGAGCTTCAACTTGGAACCGCAGCCATGGCCTCGCTTTGTTACCTGCTCAGTAAACATGGATTGTAG